One genomic segment of Hevea brasiliensis isolate MT/VB/25A 57/8 chromosome 3, ASM3005281v1, whole genome shotgun sequence includes these proteins:
- the LOC110661487 gene encoding calmodulin-7 isoform X1 gives MADQLTDDQISEFKEAFSLFDKDGDGCITTKELGTVMRSLGQNPTEAELQDMINEVDADGNGTIDFPEFLNLMARKMKDTDSEEELKEAFRVFDKDQNGFISAAELRHVMTNLGEKLTDEEVDEMIREADVDGDGQINYEEFVKVMMAK, from the exons ATGGCAGATCAACTCACCGATGATCAGATCTCTGAGTTCAAGGAAGCCTTCAGCTTGTTCGACAAAGATGGAGATG GTTGCATTACCACAAAGGAGCTTGGGACTGTGATGAGATCACTGGGACAGAACCCCACTGAGGCAGAGCTCCAGGACATGATTAATGAAGTTGATGCAGATGGGAATGGAACTATTGATTTCCCTGAGTTTTTGAATCTCATGGCTAGGAAGATGAAAGACACCGACTCTGAAGAGGAGTTAAAAGAGGCATTCAGAGTTTTTGACAAGGATCAAAATGGTTTTATTTCTGCTGCTGAGTTACGCCATGTGATGACAAATCTTGGTGAGAAGCTTACTGATGAAGAAGTTGATGAAATGATAAGGGAGGCTGATGTTGATGGTGATGGCCAGATAAATTATGAGGAATTTGTGAAGGTCATGATGGCAAAGTGA
- the LOC110661487 gene encoding calmodulin-2/4 isoform X2, giving the protein MRSLGQNPTEAELQDMINEVDADGNGTIDFPEFLNLMARKMKDTDSEEELKEAFRVFDKDQNGFISAAELRHVMTNLGEKLTDEEVDEMIREADVDGDGQINYEEFVKVMMAK; this is encoded by the coding sequence ATGAGATCACTGGGACAGAACCCCACTGAGGCAGAGCTCCAGGACATGATTAATGAAGTTGATGCAGATGGGAATGGAACTATTGATTTCCCTGAGTTTTTGAATCTCATGGCTAGGAAGATGAAAGACACCGACTCTGAAGAGGAGTTAAAAGAGGCATTCAGAGTTTTTGACAAGGATCAAAATGGTTTTATTTCTGCTGCTGAGTTACGCCATGTGATGACAAATCTTGGTGAGAAGCTTACTGATGAAGAAGTTGATGAAATGATAAGGGAGGCTGATGTTGATGGTGATGGCCAGATAAATTATGAGGAATTTGTGAAGGTCATGATGGCAAAGTGA